In a single window of the Gossypium hirsutum isolate 1008001.06 chromosome A13, Gossypium_hirsutum_v2.1, whole genome shotgun sequence genome:
- the LOC107898320 gene encoding pectinesterase QRT1 isoform X1: MDYCCVLVMVIMTLFASCFGVGLSKTNEIYVKNFISWDDMKVDGHKIRLNTSTVYHNQSRVIVVDKNGGGDSITVQEAVNMVPEYNKQRVKIYILPGIYREKVVVPRFKPYISFVGNEGQMANTIISWHDKASDRNSNGGSLGTYRSASVTVGSDYFCATDITFENTVIGAPGEPGRQAVALRIYGDKAMFYKVKIVGGQDTLLDETGSHYFYHSVIQGSVDFISGKSRSLYQECLIQSTAKKIGAIAAHHRDLPDDNTGFSFVSCIITGSGKVYLGRAWGNYSRTIYSNCYFDNVIIPAGWSDWNDPLRHKTVEFGEFQSWGTGSDTSGRVPWSKKLTYEEAKPFMDIKFIDGKQWLKL, translated from the exons ATGGACTACTGTTGCGTTTTGGTTATGGTTATTATGACCCTTTTTGCTTCTTGTTTTGGAGTTGGTTTATCGAAGACTAATGAAATATATGTGAAGAATTTCATCAGTTGGGATGACAtgaaagttgatggacataaaaTAAGATTGAATACTTCAACAGTCTATCATAATCAGAGTCGAGTTATTGTGGTTGATAAAAATGGCGGTGGAGATTCAATCACAGTTCAAGAAGCAGTAAACATGGTTCCTGAATATAATAAACAAAGAGTTAAGATTTATATTCTTCCAGGAATTTACAG GGAGAAAGTAGTTGTTCCACGTTTCAAACCGTATATATCATTTGTAGGGAACGAAGGTCAAATGGCCAACACCATAATTTCATGGCACGATAAAGCTTCTGATAGGAACAGCAATGGAGGTAGCTTGGGAACTTACAGATCAGCTTCTGTCACAGTAGGATCTGATTATTTCTGCGCCACTGACATCACATTTGAG AATACAGTGATTGGAGCTCCTGGAGAACCTGGAAGGCAAGCAGTGGCACTGAGGATTTATGGTGACAAGGCAATGTTTTACAAGGTCAAGATTGTGGGGGGACAAGACACACTTTTAGATGAAACTGGATCACATTACTTCTACCATTCAGTAATTCAAGGCAGTGTGGATTTCATCTCTGGCAAGTCGAGATCACTGTATCAG GAATGTTTGATTCAATCCACAGCTAAAAAGATTGGAGCCATTGCAGCACACCACAGGGATTTACCAGATGATAATACAGGTTTTTCATTTGTAAGCTGCATAATCACTGGAAGTGGTAAAGTTTACTTGGGAAGAGCTTGGGGAAACTATTCAAGAACTATATATTCTAACTGTTATTTTGACAATGTTATAATTCCTGCTGGATGGAGCGACTGGAACGACCCTTTAAGGCACAA GACTGTAGAATTCGGGGAATTCCAGAGCTGGGGAACAGGATCTGATACAAGTGGAAGGGTGCCATGGTCAAAGAAACTTACTTACGAAGAAGCTAAACCTTTTATGGACATAAAATTCATAGATGGAAAACAGTGGCTGAAACTATAA
- the LOC107898320 gene encoding pectinesterase QRT1 isoform X2, producing MDYCCVLVMVIMTLFASCFGVGLSKTNEIYVKNFISWDDMKVDGHKIRLNTSTVYHNQSRVIVVDKNGGGDSITVQEAVNMVPEYNKQRVKIYILPGIYREKVVVPRFKPYISFVGNEGQMANTIISWHDKASDRNSNGGSLGTYRSASVTVGSDYFCATDITFENTVIGAPGEPGRQAVALRIYGDKAMFYKVKIVGGQDTLLDETGSHYFYHSVIQGSVDFISGKSRSLYQECLIQSTAKKIGAIAAHHRDLPDDNTGFSFVSCIITGSGKVYLGRAWGNYSRTIYSNCYFDNVIIPAGWSDWNDPLRHKIRGIPELGNRI from the exons ATGGACTACTGTTGCGTTTTGGTTATGGTTATTATGACCCTTTTTGCTTCTTGTTTTGGAGTTGGTTTATCGAAGACTAATGAAATATATGTGAAGAATTTCATCAGTTGGGATGACAtgaaagttgatggacataaaaTAAGATTGAATACTTCAACAGTCTATCATAATCAGAGTCGAGTTATTGTGGTTGATAAAAATGGCGGTGGAGATTCAATCACAGTTCAAGAAGCAGTAAACATGGTTCCTGAATATAATAAACAAAGAGTTAAGATTTATATTCTTCCAGGAATTTACAG GGAGAAAGTAGTTGTTCCACGTTTCAAACCGTATATATCATTTGTAGGGAACGAAGGTCAAATGGCCAACACCATAATTTCATGGCACGATAAAGCTTCTGATAGGAACAGCAATGGAGGTAGCTTGGGAACTTACAGATCAGCTTCTGTCACAGTAGGATCTGATTATTTCTGCGCCACTGACATCACATTTGAG AATACAGTGATTGGAGCTCCTGGAGAACCTGGAAGGCAAGCAGTGGCACTGAGGATTTATGGTGACAAGGCAATGTTTTACAAGGTCAAGATTGTGGGGGGACAAGACACACTTTTAGATGAAACTGGATCACATTACTTCTACCATTCAGTAATTCAAGGCAGTGTGGATTTCATCTCTGGCAAGTCGAGATCACTGTATCAG GAATGTTTGATTCAATCCACAGCTAAAAAGATTGGAGCCATTGCAGCACACCACAGGGATTTACCAGATGATAATACAGGTTTTTCATTTGTAAGCTGCATAATCACTGGAAGTGGTAAAGTTTACTTGGGAAGAGCTTGGGGAAACTATTCAAGAACTATATATTCTAACTGTTATTTTGACAATGTTATAATTCCTGCTGGATGGAGCGACTGGAACGACCCTTTAAGGCACAA AATTCGGGGAATTCCAGAGCTGGGGAACAGGATCTGA
- the LOC107898602 gene encoding histone H3.2 → MARTKQTARKSTGGKAPRKQLATKAARKSAPATGGVKKPHRFRPGTVALREIRKYQKSTELLIRKLPFQRLVREIAQDFKTDLRFQSSAVAALQEAAEAYLVGLFEDTNLCAIHAKRVTIMPKDIQLARRIRGERA, encoded by the coding sequence ATGGCACGTACCAAGCAAACCGCTAGAAAATCAACGGGAGGCAAGGCGCCGAGGAAGCAGTTAGCCACAAAAGCGGCGCGAAAATCAGCTCCGGCAACCGGTGGAGTCAAGAAGCCGCATAGGTTCAGGCCAGGAACTGTGGCGTTACGTGAAATCCGGAAGTATCAGAAGAGCACGGAACTTTTGATCAGGAAACTCCCATTTCAGAGGTTGGTAAGAGAAATCGCCCAGGATTTCAAAACAGATCTGAGGTTCCAAAGCAGCGCTGTTGCTGCTCTCCAGGAGGCCGCCGAAGCTTACTTGGTTGGACTTTTTGAAGACACCAATCTTTGTGCTATTCACGCTAAAAGGGTTACTATAATGCCTAAGGACATCCAACTTGCTCGTCGCATTAGGGGTGAGAGAGCTTAG